A section of the Heptranchias perlo isolate sHepPer1 chromosome 44, sHepPer1.hap1, whole genome shotgun sequence genome encodes:
- the LOC137306760 gene encoding ephrin-A3-like gives MEQYVLYMVSYEGYKTCNSNLGFKRWECNRPHSPHSPIKFSEKFQRYSAFSLGYEFHVGHEYYYISTPTHHHGRTCLKMKVFVCCTTSSQPSEKHVPTPPQFTVGHDVKTIEDLDNFQPEVPKLEKSVSGSSPSRKHLKLTVVLSLLLLLTLLAS, from the exons ATGGAGCAGTACGTCCTCTACATGGTCAGCTATGAGGGTTACAAGACCTGTAACTCCAACTTGGGCTTCAAACGTTGGGAGTGCAACCGCCCGCACTCTCCGCACAGCCCCATCAAATTCTCCGAGAAATTCCAGCGTTACAGCGCTTTTTCCCTGGGCTATGAGTTCCATGTCGGACACGAGTATTATTATATCT CCACCCCGACTCACCATCATGGACGCACCTGTTTGAAGATGAAGGTTTTCGTCTGTTGTACCACGT CGTCACAGCCAAGCGAGAAACACGTTCCAACTCCTCCGCAGTTCACGGTGGGCCATGACGTCAAGACTATAGAAGATCTGG ATAACTTCCAACCCGAGGTCCCGAAACTGGAGAAGAGCGTGAGTGGGAGCAGTCCGAGTCGAAAACATTTAAAGCTGACTGTCGTGTTGTCACTCCTTCTACTCTTGACTCTTTTAGCCTCCTAG